A window from Salvia miltiorrhiza cultivar Shanhuang (shh) chromosome 2, IMPLAD_Smil_shh, whole genome shotgun sequence encodes these proteins:
- the LOC131009185 gene encoding proteasome subunit alpha type-6 produces MSRGSGGGYDRHITIFSPEGRLYQVEYAFKAVKAAGVTSIGVRGKDSVCVVTQKKVPDKLLDQTSVTLLFPITKYLGLLATGMTADARTLVQQARNEAAEFRFRYGYEMPVDVLARWIADKSQVYTQHAYMRPLGVVAMILGIDEEKGPQLFKCDPAGHFFGHKATSAGGKEQEAINFLEKKMKNDPEFTYEETVQTAISALQSVLQEDFKASEIEVGVVRKEDQLFKVLSTDEIDEHLTAISERD; encoded by the exons ATGAGCCGCGGAAGTGGAGGCGGATACGATCGTCACATTACGATCTTCTCTCCGGAAGGCCGGCTTTATCAAGTCG AATATGCCTTCAAGGCCGTTAAGGCCGCCGGAGTCACCTCGATTGGCGTCCGCGGGAAGGACTCAGTATGTGTCGTTACTCAGAAGAAAGTGCCG GACAAGCTCTTAGATCAGACAAGCGTCACGCTTTTGTTTCCCATTACCAAGTACCTTGGTTTGTTGGCTACTGGAATGACAG CTGATGCAAGGACTTTGGTGCAACAAGCAAGGAATGAGGCTGCTGAGTTTCGCTTTAGATATGGTTATGAAATGCCTGTTGATGTATTGGCACGATG GATTGCGGACAAGTCTCAGGTATACACCCAGCATGCCTACATGAGACCACTTGGTGTAG TTGCCATGATATTGGGTATCGATGAAGAGAAAGGTCCTCAGCTTTTCAAGTGTGATCCTGCTGGTCACTTTTTTGGTCATAAG GCAACAAGTGCTGGAGGGAAAGAGCAAGAGGCTATTAACTTcttggagaagaagatgaaaaatgaCCCTGAGTTCACCTATGAGGAAACTGTGCAG ACTGCCATTTCAGCCCTGCAATCTGTTCTACAGGAGGATTTCAAGGCCAGTGAGATCGAG GTTGGTGTTGTGAGGAAAGAGGATCAACTTTTCAAAGTTCTGTCGACTGACGAAATCGACGAGCACCTGACTGCAATCAGCGAACGTGACTAG
- the LOC131009968 gene encoding probable O-methyltransferase 3 gives MQPLLRDSVLLDWHDEDSVKILKKCREAIGSSSNESAGKVMIIDIVLNNHGGANMATKEQLLYDAAMFTYLNGKVGDEKEWASMFADAGFSSYNITLSEVYPLLV, from the exons ATGCAG CCCCTTCTGCGCGACTCCGTTCTGCTCGACTGGCACGACGAAGACAGTGTGAAAATACTGAAGAAATGCAGAGAAGCAATAGGCAGCAGCAGCAATGAGAGTGCCGGGAAGGTGATGATCATCGACATCGTTTTGAACAACCATGGAGGTGCCAATATGGCGACGAAAGAACAACTCCTCTACGACGCCGCGATGTTTACGTATCTCAACGGAAAAGTAGGCGACGAGAAAGAATGGGCATCGATGTTCGCTGACGCTGGATTCAGCAGCTACAACATCACTCTCTCTGAGGTTTATCCCTTACTAGTATAA
- the LOC131009184 gene encoding cytochrome P450 76A1-like translates to MDWIWTLCVGFLVPFVVLLHYRRQRAGSSASRLPPGPRGWPVFGNMFELGPMPHKTIAGLSREHGPVVWLRIGSIDTMVVQTAAAAADLFKNHDASFVERTITEVMRAHGFDRAAVSLSPPGPYWRAMKRMMTAEMLVQKRIGESEAVRRRCVGEMVGWIGREAGKGNAVRASRTCDGGGVHVARFVFLASFNMLANLMLSQDLVSPDAEEGSEFFAAMIELMSCSGQPNIVDLFPCLRWLDPQGLRRKIDRGMGKTLKIVAGFVEKRIREKKSNPNSKKDFLEVLLEYRGNGEDESDQISDHQLHIIIMEVFLAGSETTSSTIEWAMVELLSHPEAMAAARSELARVVGEGKRFEEAHIDDLPYLQAVMKETLRLHPPIPFLVPRRAVREVNFMGYQIPKNTQLFVNAWAIGRDPQRWEEAAAFKPERFLGSGRDYKGQNFELIPFGAGRRICAGIPLAHRMLHLVLENLLHEFEWGVDEVGRKAMMDERERMGVTVRKLVPLMATPRRCSA, encoded by the exons ATGGATTGGATATGGACACTATGTGTTGGTTTCTTGGTACCGTTCGTGGTCCTTCTCCACTACCGGCGGCAACGGGCGGGCTCGAGCGCGTCCCGGCTGCCCCCGGGCCCACGGGGGTGGCCGGTGTTCGGCAACATGTTCGAGCTCGGCCCGATGCCGCACAAAACTATAGCCGGTTTGAGCCGAGAGCACGGCCCGGTCGTGTGGCTCAGGATCGGCTCGATCGACACGATGGTCGTGCAGacggccgcggccgcggccgaCCTCTTCAAGAACCACGACGCGAGCTTCGTCGAGCGCACGATCACGGAGGTCATGCGGGCCCACGGCTTCGACCGGGCGGCCGTGTCGCTCTCGCCCCCGGGCCCCTACTGGCGCGCGATGAAGCGGATGATGACGGCGGAGATGCTGGTGCAGAAGCGGATCGGCGAGTCGGAGGCGGTCCGACGGCGCTGCGTCGGCGAGATGGTGGGGTGGATCGGGCGGGAGGCCGGGAAGGGCAATGCAGTTAGGGCGAGTCGAACATGCGACGGGGGTGGGGTCCACGTGGCGAGGTTCGTGTTCCTGGCGTCGTTCAACATGCTGGCGAACCTGATGCTGTCGCAGGATCTGGTCAGCCCCGACGCGGAGGAGGGGTCGGAATTCTTCGCCGCCATGATCGAGCTCATGAGCTGCTCCGGCCAGCCCAACATCGTCGATTTGTTCCCCTGCCTCAGGTGGCTCGATCCTCAAGGCTTGCGGCGGAAGATTGATCGCGGAATGGGGAAGACGTTGAAGATCGTCGCCGGATTCGTCGAGAAACGGATTAGAGAGAAGAAATCAAACCCTAATTCGAAAAAGGATTTCCTAGAGGTGCTTCTAGAATACCGCGGAAACGGCGAGGATGAATCCGATCAAATCTCCGATCACCAACTCCACATTATCAtcatg GAAGTGTTCCTCGCCGGATCGGAGACGACGAGCAGCACGATCGAGTGGGCGATGGTGGAGCTGCTGAGCCACCCGGAGGCGATGGCGGCGGCGAGGAGCGAGCTCGCGCGCGTCGTCGGAGAGGGCAAGAGATTCGAGGAAGCGCACATCGACGATCTCCCGTACCTGCAGGCGGTGATGAAGGAGACGCTCCGGCTGCATCCGCCGATCCCCTTCCTGGTGCCGCGGCGGGCGGTTCGAGAGGTCAATTTCATGGGGTACCAAATCCCTAAAAACACGCAGCTGTTCGTGAACGCGTGGGCGATCGGGCGGGACCCGCAGCGCtgggaggaggcggcggcgttcaAGCCGGAGAGGTTTTTGGGGTCGGGGAGGGATTACAAGGGGCAGAATTTCGAGCTGATCCCGTTCGGCGCGGGGCGGAGGATCTGCGCCGGGATCCCGCTGGCGCACCGGATGCTGCACCTGGTGCTGGAGAATCTGCTGCACGAGTTCGAGTGGGGAGTGGATGAGGTCGGGAGGAAGGCGATGATGGATGAGAGGGAGAGGATGGGAGTCACGGTGAGGAAACTGGTGCCGCTCATGGCCACGCCGCGGAGGTGCTCGGCGTAA
- the LOC131009187 gene encoding prohibitin-1, mitochondrial-like: MNFKNVNVPKMPSGNGASKLISFGAIAGLTLYGLSNSLYNVEGGHRAIVFNRIWGVKDKVYPEGTHILAPWFERPVIYDVRARPHLVESTSGSRDLQMVKIGLRVLTRPVPDQLPTIYRTLGENYNERVLPSIIHETLKSVVAQYNASQLITQRENVSREIRKILTERAAYFNMALDDVSITTLTFGREFTAAIEAKQVAAQEAERAKFVVEKAEQDKQSAIIRAQGEAKSAQLIGQAIANNPAFITLRRIEATKDISHTVAMSTNKVYLNSDELLLNLQELNHDQTVRK; encoded by the exons ATGAATTTCAAAAATGTCAATGTTCCCAAGATGCCTAGTGGTAATGGGGCCTCCAAGCTAATTTCTTTTGGGGCTATTGCTGGGCTTACTTTGTACGGACTTAGCAACAGTCTCTACAATGTTGAGGGAGGGCACCGTGCCATTGTTTTCAACCGCATCTGGGGGGTCAAGGATAAG GTCTATCCTGAAGGGACACACATACTGGCCCCGTGGTTCGAAAGGCCAGTAATCTATGATGTTAGGGCACGACCTCATCTTGTGGAGAGCACATCAGGCAGTCGTGACCTTCAGATG GTCAAAATTGGTCTTCGAGTTCTCACCCGTCCAGTGCCTGATCAATTGCCAACTATTTATCGAACCCTTGGTGAAAATTACAATGAGAGGGTGCTGCCTTCAATTATTCATGAGACTCTGAAATCTGTGGTTGCGCAATACAATGCTAGCCAGCTTATCACCCAGAGAGAG AATGTCAGTAGGGAAATACGGAAAATATTAACAGAGAGAGCTGCCTACTTCAACATGGCACTGGATGATGTGTCTATTACCACCCTGACCTTTGGAAGGGAATTCACTGCTGCCATAGAAGCTAAACAGGTTGCTGCACAAGAAGCTGAGAGGGCCAAATTTGTAGTTGAAAAGGCTGAGCAAGACAAACAAAGTGCTATAATTAGAGCACAG GGAGAAGCCAAGAGTGCTCAATTGATTGGTCAAGCTATTGCCAACAATCCGGCATTTATCACGCTGAGGAGAATTGAAGCAACCAAGGATATCTCACACACTGTTGCTATGTCAACCAACAAGGTGTACTTGAACTCCGATGAGTTGTTGCTGAACCTTCAAGAGCTCAACCATGACCAAACCGTTCGGAAGTAA
- the LOC131009189 gene encoding glutaredoxin-C9-like: MQQRLSSEWRSVVAESAVVVVARRGCCMSFVVRRLLQSVGANPAVCEVEERHVDELARLLAEAGGGLLQFPAVFVAGRWFGGTERVIATLIREELRPLLKQAGALWL, from the coding sequence ATGCAGCAACGGCTCTCCTCGGAGTGGCGGAGCGTGGTGGCGGAGAGCgccgtggtggtggtggcgcggCGGGGCTGCTGCATGAGCTTCGTGGTGAGGCGCCTGCTGCAGTCCGTGGGCGCCAACCCGGCCGTGTGCGAGGTGGAGGAGAGGCACGTGGACGAGCTGGCCCGCCTGCTGGCCGAGGCGGGTGGCGGGCTGCTGCAGTTCCCGGCGGTGTTCGTGGCGGGGCGGTGGTTCGGCGGGACCGAGCGGGTCATCGCCACGCTGATCAGGGAAGAGCTCCGGCCGTTGCTCAAACAGGCCGGAGCCCTGTGGTTGTGA
- the LOC131009186 gene encoding fasciclin-like arabinogalactan protein 9 — translation MAPRSFLLLLPLLLAASASAQSAPGPAPAGPINVTAILEKAGQYTRFIHFLNITQAGDQLNNQVNNSHDGMTLFAPTDNAFQNLPPGALNDLTPQQQVQLVQNHICPKFYSLTDLLSVSNPVRTLTFGQPGGDFGLNFTGQNNQVNVSTGAVVAPVYNALRKDFPLAVYQVDKVLLPRFFDAAEAPSKAPAADGSKSGGGAADGATAPSTSNPAGSGAARVGVGMAIWLVCMGLVSS, via the coding sequence atGGCGCCGCGctccttcctcctcctcctcccccTCCTCctcgccgcctccgcctccgcccaGTCCGCCCCGGGCCCCGCCCCCGCGGGCCCCATCAACGTGACCGCGATCCTCGAGAAGGCCGGGCAGTACACTCGGTTCATCCACTTCCTCAACATCACCCAGGCCGGCGACCAGCTCAACAACCAGGTCAACAACTCCCACGACGGCATGACGCTCTTCGCCCCGACCGACAACGCCTTCCAGAACCTCCCGCCGGGGGCCCTCAACGACCTCACGCCGCAGCAGCAGGTGCAGCTGGTGCAGAACCACATCTGCCCGAAATTCTACTCCCTCACCGACCTCCTCTCCGTCAGCAACCCCGTCCGCACCCTCACCTTCGGCCAGCCCGGCGGCGACTTCGGCCTCAACTTCACCGGCCAGAACAACCAGGTCAACGTCTCCACCGGCGCCGTCGTCGCCCCCGTCTACAACGCGCTGCGGAAGGACTTCCCCCTGGCGGTCTACCAGGTGGACAAGGTCCTCCTGCCGCGCTTCTTCGACGCCGCCGAGGCGCCGTCGAAGGCTCCCGCCGCCGACGGATCCAAGAGCGGCGGTGGGGCCGCGGACGGCGCGACGGCGCCGTCTACGTCCAACCCCGCGGGCAGCGGCGCCGCGAGGGTGGGCGTGGGGATGGCGATTTGGTTGGTGTGCATGGGATTGGTATCGTCATAA